The nucleotide window CATCCATACTAAACACAGAATCAGTAACTATAAGCTTTCTGCACTTTTTTTCTTTATCGGATTCAAGTAATTGTCTGAGATGATTTAAATCCAAATGATTATATATTCGCACAGTGGCTCGCGATAGACGCGCGCCATCAATAATTGATGCATGGTTAAGCTCATCACTGTAAATGATGTCATCGTTGCCAACAAGGGCAGAGATTGTCCCAACATTAGCCAGATACCCGGAGCTAAATAAAATAGCAGCCTCAGTATTCTTAAACTTTGCGATCCTATCCTCAAGCTGTCGGTGAAGATCAGAACTTCCGCTCACTAATCTTGAGCCGCCTGAGCCTGTGCCGTATTTCTCAAGAGCGATTTTGGCTGCCTCAATAACCTTTGGATCAACACTTAGACCCAAGTAGCTGTTAGATCCAAGCAAAACATATTTTTTGCCGTCAATTGTAACTTCAGGGGATTGGCCACTCTCAAGCTCTGTGAGTAGTCGGTAGAGCTTATTATCATGTATTTGGGCTAGTTCTTCTTTTATCCATTCAAGAGGGTCGGTCATAGTCTTATTATGGAGCTTCCGTGGCTTTTTTGATGGAGTTGTAAGTAACTTGTACTAATTTTTTAAGGTCTTCCATTGGAATTCCTACAGGAGGCATAAGAACTACCACATTTCCAAGCGGGCGAAGCAACACTCCGTCTTCCATAGCATTATCGGCAACCTGCCAGCCCATTTTTTGCTCTGGCGCATAGGGTTCTTTGGTCTCTTTATCCTCTACAAGCTCGATTCCCACCATAAACCCTTTGTTGCGCACATTACCAACGTGTTTTAAGCCGCTAAACTCTTTTAATTCATCTTCTAAGTATTCGATCTTTTCTTTTAATTCTGATAGTGTGTTGTAGTTCTCAAAGGCCTCTAAATTGCCCATGGAGGCAGCGCACGATACCGGGTTTCCGGCATAACTGTGGCCATGAAAAAATGTTTTAAAGTCCTCATAGTCACCTAAGAAAGCATCATAAACTTCTTGGGTAGTAATAGTCGCTGATAGCGGCAAATATCCGCCGGTTAAACCCTTTCCAAGAACAAGCATATCGGGGGTTACGTCCTCATGCTCGCAAGCAAACATCTTACCCGTTCTGCCAAATCCTGTGGCTACTTCATCCAAGATTAAAAGCACATCGTGCTTATTGCATGATTCCCTTACTTTAGCTAGGTAGCCCTCTGGTGAAACAATCATACCACCCGCTGCCTGAACATATGGCTCCATTATCACAGCCGCAATTTCTTCGTGGTGTTCTGATAGAATTTTATCAAGCTCTGTGGCGCATGCCGTATCGCAAGAAGGATATGTTTTATTTAGCGGACACCTGTAGCAGTAATAAGAAGGCGCACGGTAGGACTCAAAGAGTAGCGGCTTAAAAGTTGAATGGAATAAATCAATACCACCCACTGAAACTGCGCCTAGGGTGTCTCCATGATATCCGTTCTCTAGATATACAAACTTAACTTTTTCTGGCTTGTCTTTATGTTTCCAGTACTGAAAGGCCATCTTAAGTGCAACTTCCACTGCGCTTGCCCCGTCGCCTGAATAAAATACTTTTTTTAATCCCTCAGGACAGATCTCTATTAGCTCTTTGGCAAGCTCTGCGGCCGGTGGGTTTGTAACACCCAAAAGAGTACTATGGCTAAGCTTATCTACCTGGTTTTTAATTGCGTTATCAATTTCAGGAACCTTGTGACCATGAATATTAACCCAGAGTGAGGACACTCCGTCTATATACTTATTTCCTTCAGAGTCGATCAGATAGGCCCCTTCGCCGCCTTCAATAACAACTGGGTCCTTTTCCTCATACTCTTTCATCTGCGTAAATGGGTGCCAGATGAATTCTTTATCATATGAACCTAATTTTTTTGTTCTATCAGACATGGTTCTATTTGAAATTCGAAGTTAGGATAAGTTTAATACAATATGAGGTGAGTACAATTAGTTCACGTCGGTTCTTACCGGCATCTCTAGGTCATCCAGCATACGAAGATCCTCTTCCGGAGTTCTGCCTGGTGTTGTTAGATAGTTGCCAAGAATCATTGCATTTGCACCTGCAACAAGACCCATTGCCTGAAGATCTCTGAGGGTTACTTCTCTTCCGCCCGCTGTCATAAGGATCTTATCAGGAAGGATCAATCTGAAAATTGAAATGGTTCTTACAGCTTCAAAAGGAGAGACGGTCTCCATTTTTTCAAACGGAGTTCCCGGGCGTGGGTTAATGAAATTTATAGGTACCCAGCTTGGGCCAAGCTCTCTTAGCTCAAAGGCAAGCTCAAGTCTTTGTCTAACTGTTTCTCCCATCCCTAATATTCCGCCGCAGCAAAGGTTCATACCTACTTCTTTAACTAGTTCAGCTGTTTTGTATCTATCCTCGTAGCTGTGGGTACTGCAAACTTTTGGGAAAAAGCTCTTACAAGTTTCTAGATTGTGGTTATAGCGCCATACGCCATGTTCTTTTAGTTCGTATGCCTGTTCTTCTTTCAAATCACCAAGGGAGCAGCCGATTTTAAGATTAGTCTCTTCACGTAAGAGGTCAACAGCTTCAAGAACTTGTTTAAAAATCCTAGGTGTAGGTCCTTTGGCGCTTATTACGATGCAAAAGTCCATAGCTCCCATTTTCTCTGACTGCTTGGCTGCTAAAAGTATTTTTTCCTTTGCCATTAGCGGATGAGCAGTTACTTCAGTATCAAAATGAGCTGATTGCGAGCAAAATGAGCAGTCTTCAGGACAATTACCGGTCTGAGCGCTGATGATTGAGCGCAGGAATACTCCATCGCCCTTGTATTTTAAAGTAACTTTTCTCGCAAGTGAAATAAGATCAGGAACCTCAGCCTTTGAAAGCTCTGTAAGTGCTAGCGCTTCTTCAAATGTAATTGGTTCTTCTTTGTTTAAAAGTTTGTCAGAAAGCGTATTTAGTAATGAAATGACAATCCTCCGTAGTGCATCGTAAAAGCCTTTTTAGATTACTTTAACCAATATTATTGTCAATAATATTTAACATAGAGAGCATCAGGGAAAACAGATATGGCCTTTTGTATTTAAATTGTATAATCTTTTTCTACAAGACGCACAAGGGGGTTTTGATATTGGCTACTAGACTTAGGAAATACGGACTTTTTATAAACGGTAAAGAGGTTAGCGCTAAAGGCGGCAAGACCTATATAAGAGAAAATCCTGCCACTGAGGAGCCCTTTGCCCAGATAGCAGAAGCTCAAAAGCAAGACGTTGATAAGGCTGTTAAGGCCGCAGGCAAAGCGTTTGAGAGTTGGTCAAAGCTGCCGGTATCAGTGCGAGTAAAACACGTTCTGAACATAGCCCAGGCACTTGATAAAAACAAAGAGAAAATTGCCCTGACAAATACCCTTGAGACTGGTAAGCCTATAAGAGAAAGCAGGCTTGTGGAAGTCGGCGGCAGCATTAGAACTCTTGAGTATTACTGCGGAATCAGCGGAGAGCTTAACGGCGAGAGTATAAATGTATCAGATTCACAGCTCACTGTAACCATAAGAGAACCTATCGGGGTCGTAGGCCACATAATCCCTTGGAATTTCCCGCTTCTCTTGTCATTTTGGAAAATTGCACCTGCTCTTATCGCAGGCTGTACAATTGTGCTAAAACCGGCTGAGCATACGCCTTGCGGCATTTTAGAAGTGGCTAAACTTTGCTCTAAAGCAGGGCTGCCAGATGGAGTGCTCAATGTCATTCCTGGTGATGGCGCAGTAGCTGGGCAAGCTTTGGTTGAGCACCCCGGCGTAGCAAAAGTCGCATTCACAGGCTCCACTGAAGTCGGAAAGATTGTTATGAAAACTGCGGCTGACAATATAAAGAGAGTATCTCTTGAACTTGGCGGCAAAGCGCCATGCGTTGTATTTGATGATGTGAATATAGAAAATTGTATTGAAGCTACACTTAGAGGCGGGTTTTTCAATCAGGGAGAGAACTGCACAGCTGTTACAAGGCTATTACTTCACGAGAACATATACGATAAATTTCTGCGGTCATTCCTTAAAAGGGTTAGAAAAATCCGCATGGGAGATCCGCTTAAAGATACCACTGAGATTGCCTCAGTTATTTCCTCAGAGCATTTTGAGAGCATCAACAATTATATAAAGAAAGCTAAAAAAGAGGGCGGAAGGGTGGTTGCAGGCGGAAAAAGGCCAAGTAAATACAAAAAGGGCTATTTTATAGAGCCCACTGTGATTACAAATGTTGATTCTAAAGCAACCATAGCTTGTGAGGAGATATTTGGCCCAGTTGTGGCCGTAATACCATTTAAAACCGAAGAAGAAGCAATAAATATCGCAAATGATACCGTATACGGTCTTGCTGGCGGCGTATGGACTCAGGACTTAAATAGAGCCCTTAGGGTAGCTAAGAGAATAAACGCTGGTTATTTATGGGTAAATACATACGGCGGCATTATACCAGAGACGCCATACGGCGGGTTCAAACAAAGCGGCATAGGTAAAGAGCTCGGAAAAGATGGGCTCAATATGTATCTTGAGTCAAAAACTGTAAATATATTTATAGGGGAGAAAATACCGCCTTTTTATAAAGGCTAGTATTACGGAAGGTTAGTATATCCCATTAGATAGCGGTCGCACTCACGAGCAGCTTCACGTCCTTCATTTATGGCCCATACTATTAGACTT belongs to Thermodesulfobacteriota bacterium and includes:
- a CDS encoding 8-amino-7-oxononanoate synthase, encoding MTDPLEWIKEELAQIHDNKLYRLLTELESGQSPEVTIDGKKYVLLGSNSYLGLSVDPKVIEAAKIALEKYGTGSGGSRLVSGSSDLHRQLEDRIAKFKNTEAAILFSSGYLANVGTISALVGNDDIIYSDELNHASIIDGARLSRATVRIYNHLDLNHLRQLLESDKEKKCRKLIVTDSVFSMDGDLVDLPVLVEIAELYGCILMLDEAHATGVLGERGSGATEHFGVEDRIPVVMGTLSKAVGSLGGYIAG
- the bioA gene encoding adenosylmethionine--8-amino-7-oxononanoate transaminase, whose protein sequence is MSDRTKKLGSYDKEFIWHPFTQMKEYEEKDPVVIEGGEGAYLIDSEGNKYIDGVSSLWVNIHGHKVPEIDNAIKNQVDKLSHSTLLGVTNPPAAELAKELIEICPEGLKKVFYSGDGASAVEVALKMAFQYWKHKDKPEKVKFVYLENGYHGDTLGAVSVGGIDLFHSTFKPLLFESYRAPSYYCYRCPLNKTYPSCDTACATELDKILSEHHEEIAAVIMEPYVQAAGGMIVSPEGYLAKVRESCNKHDVLLILDEVATGFGRTGKMFACEHEDVTPDMLVLGKGLTGGYLPLSATITTQEVYDAFLGDYEDFKTFFHGHSYAGNPVSCAASMGNLEAFENYNTLSELKEKIEYLEDELKEFSGLKHVGNVRNKGFMVGIELVEDKETKEPYAPEQKMGWQVADNAMEDGVLLRPLGNVVVLMPPVGIPMEDLKKLVQVTYNSIKKATEAP
- the bioB gene encoding biotin synthase BioB, which translates into the protein MVISLLNTLSDKLLNKEEPITFEEALALTELSKAEVPDLISLARKVTLKYKGDGVFLRSIISAQTGNCPEDCSFCSQSAHFDTEVTAHPLMAKEKILLAAKQSEKMGAMDFCIVISAKGPTPRIFKQVLEAVDLLREETNLKIGCSLGDLKEEQAYELKEHGVWRYNHNLETCKSFFPKVCSTHSYEDRYKTAELVKEVGMNLCCGGILGMGETVRQRLELAFELRELGPSWVPINFINPRPGTPFEKMETVSPFEAVRTISIFRLILPDKILMTAGGREVTLRDLQAMGLVAGANAMILGNYLTTPGRTPEEDLRMLDDLEMPVRTDVN
- a CDS encoding aldehyde dehydrogenase family protein is translated as MATRLRKYGLFINGKEVSAKGGKTYIRENPATEEPFAQIAEAQKQDVDKAVKAAGKAFESWSKLPVSVRVKHVLNIAQALDKNKEKIALTNTLETGKPIRESRLVEVGGSIRTLEYYCGISGELNGESINVSDSQLTVTIREPIGVVGHIIPWNFPLLLSFWKIAPALIAGCTIVLKPAEHTPCGILEVAKLCSKAGLPDGVLNVIPGDGAVAGQALVEHPGVAKVAFTGSTEVGKIVMKTAADNIKRVSLELGGKAPCVVFDDVNIENCIEATLRGGFFNQGENCTAVTRLLLHENIYDKFLRSFLKRVRKIRMGDPLKDTTEIASVISSEHFESINNYIKKAKKEGGRVVAGGKRPSKYKKGYFIEPTVITNVDSKATIACEEIFGPVVAVIPFKTEEEAINIANDTVYGLAGGVWTQDLNRALRVAKRINAGYLWVNTYGGIIPETPYGGFKQSGIGKELGKDGLNMYLESKTVNIFIGEKIPPFYKG